In a single window of the Elaeis guineensis isolate ETL-2024a chromosome 4, EG11, whole genome shotgun sequence genome:
- the LOC140857596 gene encoding wall-associated receptor kinase 17-like — protein sequence MATNNFNESQILGRGGYGIVYKGVLPSKEIVAIKKSKFVDESQIEQFINEIIILSQINHKNVVKLLGCCLETQVPLLVYEFISNGTLFHHIHGQSHGFSMPWEVRLRIAAEAAEALAYLHSAASVPIIHRDVKSTNILLDENYRAKVSDFGASRLVPFDQTHITTLVQGTLGYLDPEYFNTSQITKKSDVYSFGVVLAELLTRETPVSFARSEDQRNLATFFKLMFDEQHILQLIEPQILEEAGMEQLFLIAQLARRCLNLKGEERPTMKEVTMELEGLRRFHNQ from the coding sequence ATGGCAACCAACAACTTCAACGAAAGCCAAATCCTCGGTCGTGGTGGATATGGTATTGTATACAAGGGTGTTTTGCCAAGCAAGGAAATAGTGGCCATCAAGAAGTCCAAATTTGTTGACGAGAGCCAAATCGAGCAATTCATTAATGAGATAATCATCCTTTCTCAAATCAATCATAAGAATGTTGTCAAACTCTTGGGTTGCTGTTTAGAGACTCAAGTTCCATTGCTTGTATATGAGTTCATATCCAACGGAACCCTCTTCCACCATATCCATGGTCAAAGTCATGGTTTCTCAATGCCATGGGAAGTTCGTTTAAGGATAGCTGCAGAAGCTGCTGAAGCATTGGCATATCTGCACTCGGCTGCTTCAGTGCCAATCATTCACAGAGATGTCAAGTCCACAAATATACTATTAGATGAGAATTATAGAGCTAAAGTATCAGACTTTGGAGCTTCAAGGTTAGTCCCATTTGATCAAACACATATTACCACCCTTGTGCAAGGGACATTGGGATACTTGGATCCAGAGTACTTCAATACAAGCCAGATAACAAAGAAGAGTGATGTCTATAGCTTCGGGGTAGTTCTTGCAGAGTTATTAACTAGGGAGACTCCAGTATCTTTTGCTAGGTCAGAAGATCAGAGGAATCTAGCTACTTTTTTTAAATTGATGTTTGACGAGCAGCACATCCTTCAATTGATAGAGCCTCAAATTTTAGAGGAAGCTGGAATGGAGCAACTCTTTCTTATTGCACAACTTGCTAGGAGGTGTTTAAAtttaaaaggagaagaaagaCCGACCATGAAAGAAGTTACCATGGAGTTAGAAGGGCTAAGGAGGTTCCATAATCAATAG